One part of the Cyclobacteriaceae bacterium genome encodes these proteins:
- the lon gene encoding endopeptidase La: MFKALPIQMVQDETDDLIQLINPEQDTDLKQADLPDELSILPIKNTVLFPGVVIPITVGRQKSIKLVKKAYQGSRIIGVVAQKNAQAEEPTVEDIYRTGTVARIIKMLVLPDGNTTIIIQGKNRFHVKEFLQEEPYLTATIELQPEPALELDGKEVKALVQSLRDAAFKILRLNPEIPQEAHVALDNIQSTPFLIHFLASNLNVEVAEKQRILETQNIVDRGTLLLQFMLREIQMLEIKSEIQKKVHTDIDQQQRDYFLRQQIKVLQDELGYDTPDKEIEALRKKGEAKKWPKAVADHFNKELDKLLRTNPAAPDYPIAMNYVEFILDLPWNEFTEDDFDLKKARKILDKDHFGLEKVKTRILEYLAVLKLKQDMKGPILCLYGPPGVGKTSLGRSIATALNRKYVRMSLGGVHDEAEIRGHRRTYIGAMAGKILQNIKKAQSGNPVFILDEIDKVRSDFRGDPSSALLEVLDPEQNSTFGDNYLEVEYDLSKVLFIATANSLDTIHPALRDRMEIIEITGYTQEEKIEIAMRHLVPKQLAEHGLKNSDVKFNKKAVAKIIESYTRESGVRNLERKIGSVVRHIAKSVAMEDTFEKEITDDTIRKVLGAEIFDEELYQGNEIAGVVTGLAWTQVGGEILFVESSLSKGKGGLTISGQLGDVMKESAMAALSYLKSHAEELGIDHRVFQQYDLHIHVPAGAVPKDGPSAGITMFTSLASIYTQRKVKSKVAMTGEITLRGKVLPVGGIKEKILAAKRSGIKEIIISKKNKRDIDEIEKHYIKGLIFHYVDTVDDVLKIALLKDKVKNPMKFTFTEAKATA, translated from the coding sequence ATGTTTAAGGCATTACCCATTCAAATGGTTCAGGACGAAACGGATGATCTGATACAACTGATAAATCCTGAACAGGACACGGATCTAAAACAAGCCGATCTTCCGGATGAACTTTCCATACTGCCCATCAAAAACACGGTATTATTTCCGGGTGTTGTTATTCCCATAACGGTTGGCCGCCAAAAGTCGATTAAACTGGTGAAGAAGGCCTATCAGGGTAGCCGCATTATTGGGGTGGTGGCACAAAAAAATGCGCAGGCCGAAGAGCCAACCGTTGAAGATATTTACCGAACCGGTACGGTGGCGCGCATCATTAAAATGTTGGTGCTTCCCGATGGCAACACTACCATTATCATACAGGGAAAGAACCGCTTTCACGTGAAGGAGTTTTTGCAAGAAGAACCTTATTTAACCGCCACCATTGAACTTCAACCCGAGCCCGCCCTTGAACTTGACGGAAAAGAAGTTAAAGCCCTGGTTCAATCTTTACGCGATGCTGCATTTAAAATACTCAGGTTAAACCCGGAGATACCGCAAGAGGCGCATGTAGCATTGGATAACATTCAAAGCACACCTTTTCTGATCCACTTCCTGGCCTCCAACCTTAACGTTGAAGTAGCCGAAAAGCAACGCATCCTGGAAACCCAAAACATTGTGGACCGGGGTACTTTATTACTGCAATTTATGCTTCGCGAAATCCAGATGTTGGAAATCAAAAGCGAAATCCAAAAGAAGGTGCACACCGACATTGATCAGCAACAACGCGATTATTTTTTACGGCAACAAATAAAAGTGCTGCAGGACGAACTTGGCTACGATACACCCGATAAAGAGATTGAAGCCCTGCGCAAAAAAGGTGAAGCCAAAAAATGGCCGAAGGCTGTTGCCGACCACTTTAATAAAGAGCTTGATAAATTGTTGCGCACTAATCCGGCTGCACCTGATTACCCCATTGCCATGAATTATGTGGAGTTCATCCTGGATTTGCCCTGGAATGAATTCACTGAAGATGATTTCGACCTGAAGAAGGCCCGTAAAATACTTGACAAAGATCATTTTGGATTAGAGAAAGTTAAGACGCGAATATTGGAGTACCTGGCAGTGCTGAAATTAAAGCAGGACATGAAAGGCCCTATACTCTGCCTGTACGGCCCCCCGGGTGTGGGTAAAACTTCGTTAGGCCGTTCTATTGCCACTGCCCTTAACAGAAAATACGTGCGCATGTCGTTGGGTGGCGTGCACGATGAGGCTGAAATCCGCGGCCACCGCAGGACCTACATTGGTGCCATGGCCGGAAAAATTTTGCAAAACATAAAAAAAGCGCAATCCGGTAACCCGGTGTTTATTTTAGATGAGATTGATAAAGTACGTTCCGATTTCCGGGGCGATCCATCATCAGCCTTGCTTGAAGTGTTAGACCCCGAACAAAACAGTACCTTCGGTGATAACTACCTGGAAGTAGAGTACGACTTATCGAAAGTATTGTTTATTGCCACCGCCAATTCATTGGATACCATTCATCCGGCCTTGCGCGACCGAATGGAGATTATTGAAATAACCGGTTACACACAGGAAGAAAAAATTGAAATTGCCATGCGGCACCTGGTGCCCAAACAACTGGCGGAGCATGGCCTGAAAAATTCAGATGTAAAATTCAATAAGAAAGCTGTAGCTAAAATTATTGAAAGTTACACGCGCGAATCCGGTGTGCGCAATCTCGAGCGTAAAATCGGAAGTGTGGTACGACATATCGCCAAATCGGTAGCGATGGAAGACACATTTGAAAAGGAGATCACGGACGATACCATCCGCAAAGTATTAGGGGCCGAAATTTTTGATGAAGAATTATACCAGGGAAATGAAATTGCCGGTGTTGTAACCGGTTTGGCCTGGACCCAGGTAGGCGGTGAAATTTTATTTGTTGAATCAAGCCTGAGCAAAGGCAAGGGTGGCCTTACTATTTCCGGCCAGTTGGGCGATGTTATGAAAGAGTCGGCCATGGCGGCACTGTCGTACCTGAAATCGCATGCTGAAGAATTAGGCATCGACCATCGTGTTTTCCAGCAATACGACTTGCACATCCATGTTCCGGCCGGGGCTGTTCCAAAAGATGGCCCTTCTGCAGGCATTACCATGTTTACTTCGCTTGCCTCCATTTACACCCAGCGTAAGGTAAAGTCGAAAGTTGCCATGACGGGTGAAATTACTTTACGCGGCAAAGTATTACCGGTAGGTGGCATTAAAGAAAAGATTTTGGCGGCCAAGCGCAGCGGTATCAAGGAAATCATCATCAGCAAAAAAAACAAACGCGATATTGACGAAATCGAAAAGCATTATATAAAGGGGTTGATTTTTCATTATGTCGATACGGTTGATGATGTATTGAAAATTGCCCTGCTAAAAGACAAGGTAAAGAACCCGATGAAGTTTACCTTTACAGAAGCAAAGGCTACGGCTTGA
- the porQ gene encoding type IX secretion system protein PorQ, with product MRLVKNAWWLIMAWLSVSVTFGQQSGTTSYSFLKLPQNARLAALGGVNVSLTDTDVNFFFSNPALAGDSLIGWASAGYMFYVADVGQASFAGSFRRGRNFVGSVGVQHLNYGELEGTDATGLSTGTFRSGETALLFSMSHRVSNFRVGATSKFLFSNLAGFRAAAFTVDLGGLFVHPERDFTVGLVIKNFGFHFSDYSETNQPALPFDVQLGATFKPEHMPLRFSFTANNLVRPGDVYGEGEVRSTLNKIFSHLTIGTELLIHRNINVLVGYNSLRQQELKAQQGGGGGGFSVGLAAKIKSIDVVVSQSRYSVGNANYSVTLAANLQEMIFKKRVL from the coding sequence TTGCGGTTGGTAAAAAATGCGTGGTGGTTGATTATGGCTTGGTTATCGGTGAGTGTAACCTTCGGCCAACAATCCGGCACAACCTCATATTCTTTTTTAAAGCTTCCGCAAAACGCGCGACTGGCTGCGTTGGGTGGGGTAAACGTTTCGCTTACCGACACCGATGTGAATTTCTTTTTCAGTAACCCTGCATTGGCGGGCGACTCCCTTATCGGTTGGGCATCGGCTGGATATATGTTTTATGTGGCCGATGTTGGACAGGCTTCTTTTGCCGGGAGTTTCAGGCGTGGAAGGAATTTTGTAGGCTCTGTTGGCGTTCAGCATTTGAACTACGGTGAACTGGAAGGGACCGATGCCACGGGTCTTTCAACCGGCACTTTCCGGTCAGGTGAAACAGCCTTGCTCTTTTCTATGAGCCATCGTGTTTCGAATTTCCGTGTCGGTGCCACGTCAAAGTTTTTATTTTCCAACCTGGCTGGATTTCGTGCCGCAGCTTTCACAGTTGACCTGGGTGGATTATTTGTTCACCCCGAGCGTGATTTTACGGTTGGATTAGTTATTAAAAATTTTGGGTTTCACTTTTCAGATTATAGTGAGACCAATCAACCCGCTTTACCTTTCGATGTCCAGCTGGGTGCTACTTTTAAACCTGAACATATGCCGTTACGTTTTTCCTTTACGGCAAACAACCTGGTAAGGCCGGGTGATGTATACGGTGAGGGAGAAGTGCGAAGCACGTTAAACAAAATATTCAGCCATTTAACCATAGGTACGGAGCTATTGATTCACCGCAACATTAATGTTTTAGTGGGTTACAATTCACTACGCCAGCAAGAATTGAAAGCACAGCAGGGTGGAGGCGGAGGTGGATTTAGTGTTGGGCTGGCCGCTAAAATAAAATCGATTGATGTGGTTGTTAGCCAGAGCCGGTACAGTGTGGGTAATGCAAATTATTCCGTTACATTAGCGGCCAATCTTCAGGAAATGATTTTTAAGAAGCGAGTATTATGA
- the hslU gene encoding ATP-dependent protease ATPase subunit HslU → MMDPKYLTPQQIVTELDKYIIGQHEAKRNVAIALRNRWRRMNVQSEMRNEIVPNNILMIGATGVGKTEIARRLAKLADAPFVKVEASKFTEVGYVGRDVESMVRDLVEQSVNMVKAKKKEEVKEKAALIVEDIILDSLIPPMRQRPVQSGFPIPSANNPQDVPVSDVELNERTRALFREKLKNGELEERKIDINIKPSGNPNIGMIGAGMIDEVSMMNLQEMIGGMMPKKAKKRKVMVAEARRILLEEEASKLIDMDEVKEEAIQRAENAGIIFIDEIDKIASGSKKGGGGPDVSREGVQRDLLPIVEGSSVNTKYGVIQTDHVLFIAAGAFHISKPSDLIPELQGRFPIRVELNNLTHEDFIRILKEPKNALTRQYQALFAAEGVDILFTDEAIDELAKTAFTINTEIENIGARRLHTVMSRLLNEFLFDVPDKIPANSHLSINAEMVQQKLSGLAKNKDLSEYIL, encoded by the coding sequence ATGATGGATCCAAAGTATTTAACGCCTCAGCAAATTGTAACAGAGCTCGACAAATATATTATCGGCCAGCACGAGGCCAAGCGAAATGTTGCTATAGCGCTGCGCAACCGGTGGAGGAGAATGAATGTGCAATCGGAAATGCGCAACGAAATTGTTCCGAACAACATATTGATGATTGGTGCCACCGGTGTAGGCAAAACAGAAATCGCCCGTAGGCTGGCTAAACTGGCCGATGCGCCTTTTGTGAAAGTTGAAGCATCGAAATTTACGGAGGTAGGTTATGTTGGGCGCGATGTTGAAAGCATGGTGCGCGACCTGGTGGAGCAGTCGGTGAATATGGTAAAAGCTAAAAAGAAGGAAGAGGTAAAAGAAAAAGCTGCCTTGATTGTTGAGGATATTATTCTCGATTCGCTCATCCCGCCCATGCGCCAGCGACCTGTGCAAAGCGGGTTTCCTATTCCCTCGGCAAACAACCCACAGGATGTACCGGTAAGTGATGTGGAGTTGAATGAACGCACCCGCGCACTGTTTCGTGAAAAATTGAAGAATGGTGAACTGGAGGAACGTAAAATCGATATTAACATAAAGCCTTCCGGCAATCCAAACATTGGCATGATTGGGGCGGGCATGATCGATGAAGTTTCCATGATGAACCTTCAGGAAATGATTGGCGGCATGATGCCGAAGAAAGCGAAGAAAAGAAAGGTAATGGTGGCCGAAGCGCGCAGGATATTGTTGGAGGAAGAGGCCTCCAAGCTTATTGATATGGATGAAGTAAAAGAGGAAGCCATTCAGCGCGCAGAAAATGCAGGGATAATTTTTATTGATGAAATTGATAAGATCGCTTCGGGCTCAAAAAAAGGTGGTGGTGGCCCCGATGTAAGCCGGGAAGGTGTTCAACGCGATTTATTGCCCATCGTAGAGGGTAGTTCGGTCAATACAAAATATGGCGTTATCCAAACCGACCATGTATTGTTTATCGCGGCCGGTGCTTTTCACATCAGTAAACCATCCGATCTGATACCTGAACTTCAGGGGCGTTTCCCTATTCGTGTGGAGTTGAACAACCTTACCCACGAAGATTTTATACGCATTTTAAAAGAACCTAAGAATGCTTTAACCCGGCAATACCAGGCACTGTTTGCTGCCGAAGGCGTGGATATTTTATTTACCGATGAAGCCATTGACGAGTTGGCCAAAACGGCTTTCACCATCAATACCGAAATCGAAAACATCGGGGCACGCAGGCTGCATACGGTAATGAGCCGGCTTTTAAATGAATTCCTGTTTGATGTACCCGATAAAATACCGGCCAATTCACACCTCAGCATCAATGCCGAAATGGTGCAGCAAAAGCTAAGCGGCCTGGCAAAAAATAAGGACTTAAGCGAGTACATTCTTTAA
- a CDS encoding DUF4421 family protein, with amino-acid sequence MKKATPVVFILLSLAAYSQPVTDSLRAVYVEEFPERFSVWPVLKQRDLNFSVRDKKRITKRIRYATNNSFTFGFGAYLFDVVLEATFAIPLSERSKTIYGESDARDLQVNMLAKKFMADAYYQKYKGFYIDDKSVSIPAGQPYPQRPDISTRNTGLAGIYVLNNRRFSLRSAFNYIDRQLVSKGSALIGGSLNLLKVSADTAIVSTRPQGDPTGSGFELVSNTTLALSAGYSYTLVYRDFFVNGTLTTGPGNHWIQYEKPGTLQTENMMNLITNLRLGLGYNSDRVFGGVGYAVQTRSANFDQVRLTSTTSLFRVAMGYRFNKVGMLKKKPQELVPIGI; translated from the coding sequence ATGAAAAAAGCCACACCGGTAGTTTTTATTTTACTATCGCTGGCAGCCTACAGCCAGCCCGTAACGGATTCGCTACGGGCAGTTTACGTAGAAGAATTCCCGGAACGATTCTCCGTGTGGCCTGTTTTGAAGCAACGCGATTTGAATTTCTCTGTTCGTGATAAAAAGCGTATTACCAAACGCATACGTTATGCCACCAATAACTCATTTACTTTTGGCTTTGGCGCTTATTTGTTTGATGTCGTGTTGGAAGCAACATTTGCCATACCACTAAGCGAACGAAGCAAAACTATTTACGGGGAGTCCGATGCCCGTGACTTACAGGTTAACATGCTGGCGAAAAAATTTATGGCCGATGCCTACTACCAGAAGTACAAGGGGTTTTACATTGATGATAAGTCGGTGAGTATTCCTGCCGGTCAACCTTACCCGCAACGTCCGGATATAAGTACCCGCAATACAGGTTTGGCCGGCATATACGTGCTGAACAACCGCAGGTTCTCCCTGCGTTCGGCATTCAATTATATCGATCGGCAATTGGTCAGTAAAGGATCGGCTTTGATAGGCGGATCATTGAATTTGCTCAAAGTTTCGGCTGACACCGCAATTGTTTCAACGCGCCCCCAGGGTGATCCGACCGGATCGGGTTTTGAGTTGGTATCCAATACAACCTTAGCCTTGTCGGCAGGATATTCCTACACGTTAGTGTATCGCGATTTTTTTGTGAATGGAACGCTTACCACCGGGCCGGGCAATCATTGGATACAGTACGAGAAACCCGGTACACTGCAAACCGAAAACATGATGAACCTGATAACCAACCTTCGGTTGGGTTTGGGATATAACAGCGATCGGGTTTTTGGTGGTGTGGGTTATGCTGTGCAAACCCGTAGCGCTAACTTCGACCAGGTGCGGTTAACTTCTACCACATCACTTTTTCGGGTTGCCATGGGGTATCGGTTTAATAAAGTTGGCATGCTGAAAAAGAAACCGCAGGAACTTGTTCCGATAGGCATTTAA
- a CDS encoding histidine phosphatase family protein, giving the protein MKTLILVRHAKSSWNDPALSDYDRPLNQRGLHDAPRMAKRFKEKEITPDKLVTSSARRAQDTCNIIAGIIGYPATSIISTRALYHADEDQILAVVKQLDEPDDVIMLFGHNPGFTDFVNRLMNIHIDNIPTCGMVACRLPADAWNNVSWGSGKLLFFEFPKQTN; this is encoded by the coding sequence ATGAAAACACTGATTCTGGTCCGGCATGCAAAATCAAGTTGGAATGACCCGGCCCTGAGCGATTACGACCGGCCACTAAATCAACGTGGGCTGCACGATGCCCCACGTATGGCCAAACGGTTTAAAGAAAAGGAAATTACACCCGACAAGCTTGTTACCAGTTCGGCCAGGCGCGCCCAGGACACCTGCAACATAATAGCCGGTATTATTGGCTATCCGGCAACAAGTATTATTTCCACCAGGGCCCTCTATCATGCCGATGAAGACCAAATACTGGCCGTTGTGAAACAACTGGACGAACCCGATGATGTTATCATGTTGTTTGGTCACAATCCCGGATTCACCGATTTTGTAAACCGATTAATGAACATCCACATCGACAATATACCCACCTGCGGTATGGTTGCTTGCCGCCTGCCGGCAGACGCATGGAATAACGTAAGCTGGGGATCGGGAAAGTTGCTCTTCTTTGAATTTCCTAAGCAAACCAATTAA
- a CDS encoding lysophospholipid acyltransferase family protein, with protein MKVKHIRRKIRYPFLLGAIRFMIFVSRLFPRKAWLALCGLLGRFSYHFAARSRKLTKTHLTLAYGNEKSKREIAQLAKSVFVKMGKNAGDIIRAFPIDTLDRFEKIRIANGAEIAEQAYARGKGVIFLTAHLGAFEFVATELAFRGYKPLIIGTPMKDQRLTNLLWEQRNKLGASAIERGKETVRLIKTLKSGGTIAILIDQDTKVKSVFANFFGKPCATPIGATLLALKTSAAIVPVFYHMRDDGMQEVNFYPEVELVKTGDETTDMLVNTQRLNDVIEAEVRKYPDQWLWLHERWKTKPGEEIS; from the coding sequence ATGAAAGTTAAACATATCCGCAGAAAAATACGCTACCCGTTTTTATTGGGTGCCATCCGGTTTATGATTTTTGTTTCCCGATTGTTTCCGCGCAAAGCATGGTTGGCTTTGTGCGGTTTGCTGGGTAGATTTTCCTATCACTTTGCAGCACGCTCCAGAAAGCTTACCAAAACGCACCTAACGTTGGCCTATGGTAATGAAAAATCCAAACGTGAAATTGCACAGTTGGCAAAAAGTGTTTTTGTTAAGATGGGTAAGAATGCCGGTGATATTATTCGCGCATTTCCGATCGACACACTGGATCGTTTTGAGAAAATCCGCATAGCTAACGGTGCTGAAATAGCCGAACAAGCTTATGCACGAGGCAAGGGAGTTATTTTTCTTACGGCACACCTGGGGGCTTTTGAGTTTGTGGCCACCGAACTGGCATTTCGCGGTTACAAACCGTTGATCATTGGTACACCGATGAAAGATCAGCGGCTCACCAACCTGCTGTGGGAACAACGGAACAAACTGGGGGCATCGGCTATTGAACGTGGTAAGGAAACCGTGCGCCTTATCAAGACCCTCAAATCCGGTGGAACGATTGCCATACTCATCGACCAGGACACCAAAGTAAAAAGTGTATTTGCCAATTTTTTTGGCAAGCCGTGCGCAACACCCATTGGTGCAACCTTGCTGGCATTAAAAACAAGTGCTGCGATTGTGCCGGTTTTCTATCACATGCGTGACGATGGTATGCAGGAAGTAAATTTTTACCCCGAAGTGGAATTGGTTAAAACCGGAGACGAAACCACCGATATGCTGGTGAATACGCAACGCCTTAATGATGTAATTGAAGCGGAAGTGCGAAAATATCCTGATCAATGGTTATGGTTGCACGAACGCTGGAAAACAAAACCAGGAGAAGAGATTTCCTGA
- a CDS encoding cation:proton antiporter — translation MLAAIIDFSLPLKNPVLIFSLVLFIILFAPILLNKFKIPHIIGLIIAGVLIGPHGFNFLLRDSSIVLFGTVGLLYIMFLAGLEMDVAGFKKNKEKSIVFGLFTFLIPMILGTVVSHLVLQYSLMTSVLLASMFASHTLVAYPIASRLGISKTRAVTITIGGTMITDILALLVLAVIAGMAHGNIGQGFWLRLGISVTIFAAVVLIGFPFLARWFFKRYDDQISQYIFVLGMVFLAAFLAEMAGVEAIIGAFLAGLALNKFIPHTSALMNRVEFVGNALFIPFFLIGVGMLVDLRVMLKGPMALIVAVTMTSIALLAKFLAAYATQRTFKLTDDERKIIFGLSSAQAAATLAAVMVGYNIILGEAETGEPIRLLNEDVLNGTILMILVTCTVASMAVERAARKIAVTEEEAAISTKDIPRDKILISIANPDSLEESINLASLIKDPKNKEPLYALHVIDDHEDRATNRRKKADKVMEQAAKYAAGSDQRFETIIRYDLKISSGIAHTVKEKDISEVIVGWHNKSGLIDSFLGIKSDALLRAIDKMIFVYKSVQPLNTIQKIIVAMPEKAEYESGFEKLFDRIHNLALQTGSKVTFYGSRSSLDAALKLNTEYKNPMDMKVQEFDDWEDFLVLAREVKSDDLFVIVSARKATLSYVAAFDKLPYQLSKYFKENNILIVYPEQYVPEGANNLEFLDVPLAAPITENLNRAGDFVKKLFKGES, via the coding sequence ATGCTTGCAGCCATCATTGATTTTTCACTTCCGCTAAAGAACCCAGTGCTCATTTTTTCACTGGTGTTGTTTATTATTTTGTTTGCACCTATTCTTTTGAATAAATTTAAAATCCCCCACATCATAGGCCTGATCATTGCCGGTGTGTTGATTGGCCCCCACGGATTTAATTTCCTGTTGCGCGATAGCAGTATAGTCCTGTTCGGAACGGTTGGACTGTTATACATCATGTTTCTGGCGGGGCTTGAAATGGATGTGGCCGGTTTTAAAAAGAATAAGGAAAAAAGTATTGTGTTTGGCCTGTTTACTTTTTTAATCCCCATGATTTTAGGTACCGTGGTAAGCCACCTGGTGCTTCAATACAGTTTAATGACTTCTGTTCTGCTGGCCAGTATGTTTGCTTCGCATACGCTGGTGGCCTATCCAATTGCCAGTCGCTTGGGTATTTCAAAAACAAGGGCCGTTACTATTACCATAGGCGGCACCATGATTACCGATATACTGGCACTGTTGGTGTTGGCGGTAATAGCCGGCATGGCGCATGGCAATATCGGGCAAGGTTTTTGGCTGCGGCTTGGTATATCGGTAACTATTTTTGCAGCCGTTGTTCTCATTGGCTTTCCTTTTCTGGCGCGCTGGTTTTTCAAGCGTTACGATGACCAGATATCGCAATACATTTTTGTGCTGGGCATGGTTTTTCTTGCTGCCTTCCTTGCCGAAATGGCCGGAGTGGAAGCTATTATTGGCGCTTTCCTGGCAGGGCTGGCCTTAAATAAATTCATCCCGCATACATCTGCTTTAATGAACCGTGTTGAGTTTGTGGGCAATGCATTGTTTATCCCGTTTTTTTTGATTGGCGTGGGTATGTTGGTTGACTTGCGGGTTATGTTAAAAGGCCCGATGGCACTTATTGTTGCGGTAACCATGACGAGCATTGCACTATTGGCAAAATTTTTAGCGGCTTATGCCACGCAACGCACCTTTAAACTTACCGATGATGAACGTAAAATTATTTTTGGCCTGAGCAGTGCGCAGGCGGCAGCAACCCTGGCGGCAGTAATGGTCGGCTATAATATCATTTTAGGGGAAGCCGAAACGGGAGAACCCATCCGCTTATTGAATGAAGATGTACTTAACGGTACCATTCTTATGATTCTGGTAACCTGCACCGTGGCTTCTATGGCCGTTGAACGCGCTGCCCGAAAAATAGCGGTTACGGAAGAAGAAGCCGCCATTTCAACAAAAGATATCCCACGCGACAAGATACTCATATCCATTGCTAATCCTGATTCACTTGAAGAATCCATCAACCTGGCATCCCTTATAAAGGATCCAAAAAATAAAGAACCACTTTATGCGTTGCATGTAATTGATGACCATGAAGACAGGGCAACAAACAGGCGCAAGAAAGCCGATAAAGTTATGGAGCAGGCCGCTAAGTATGCAGCCGGTTCGGACCAACGTTTTGAAACGATTATCCGTTACGATTTGAAGATTTCAAGTGGCATTGCCCATACGGTTAAAGAGAAGGATATTTCTGAAGTTATTGTTGGCTGGCACAACAAGAGCGGCTTGATTGATTCTTTTTTAGGAATAAAATCAGATGCTTTATTGCGGGCTATCGACAAGATGATTTTTGTTTACAAGTCGGTGCAACCACTCAATACGATACAAAAAATTATTGTGGCCATGCCGGAAAAGGCCGAGTACGAATCAGGTTTTGAAAAATTATTCGACCGGATACATAACCTGGCTTTGCAAACCGGATCAAAAGTTACCTTCTATGGTTCCCGATCTTCCCTGGATGCGGCCCTGAAGCTCAATACTGAGTACAAAAACCCGATGGACATGAAGGTGCAGGAATTTGATGATTGGGAAGATTTTTTAGTGCTTGCGCGAGAAGTTAAATCCGATGATTTGTTTGTAATCGTATCAGCCCGCAAAGCAACACTTTCATATGTGGCAGCATTCGATAAATTGCCGTATCAGTTATCCAAGTATTTCAAAGAAAACAATATTCTTATAGTGTATCCGGAACAATATGTTCCGGAGGGCGCCAACAACCTTGAATTCCTTGATGTTCCGCTGGCAGCACCCATTACAGAAAATTTGAACCGCGCTGGCGACTTCGTAAAAAAACTATTTAAAGGTGAGTCATGA
- a CDS encoding exo-alpha-sialidase, producing the protein MNPGYGQFKNILLDSMADKQGRYPVEPTIAINYKTPDNIVVAAFPDHVYASNDGGLSWTKSKSRAAFGVWDNPVLVSDFSGSMYYIHHANPEGKNKPGSERLDRIVIKKSKDGGTTWDDGNSLGFNPPKDQYNPGAITDRKGNVFVAWTQMDKYGNTDEGCKAQVLFSKSSGGSKWSKPVVISKAGGCNDNDITPRGAVPAISGEGRLFVAWTYDGVIYIDRSFDGGNTWLSSDIAVTEQAGGSSFSVPGIQKVMGLPTLVCDNSKSLFNGALYMVWSEESMAEDTDIYFMRSLNFGDNWTQPLRINDDDPGSYQFMPAMAVDHVSGFIYIVYYDRRDHEDNQTDVYLAYSIDNGASFKNVKISDKPFLPSADVPFGKKISIAANNGIIIPVWTRMDNGKTSIWASIIRHEDLAGFKPEPKTGKKKKK; encoded by the coding sequence ATGAACCCCGGTTATGGTCAATTCAAAAATATACTGCTCGACAGTATGGCCGACAAACAAGGCCGTTACCCGGTTGAGCCGACCATTGCCATCAATTATAAAACACCCGATAACATTGTGGTGGCGGCTTTTCCCGATCACGTGTATGCCTCAAACGATGGTGGCTTATCGTGGACAAAATCAAAATCGCGCGCTGCTTTTGGAGTTTGGGATAACCCTGTATTGGTTTCTGATTTTTCAGGCAGCATGTATTATATCCATCACGCAAATCCTGAAGGAAAAAACAAGCCCGGCAGCGAAAGGCTTGATCGCATAGTGATAAAAAAATCAAAAGATGGAGGCACAACCTGGGATGATGGCAACTCCCTTGGTTTTAATCCGCCAAAGGATCAATACAACCCCGGTGCCATAACCGACCGAAAAGGAAATGTTTTTGTTGCCTGGACGCAGATGGACAAATATGGAAATACGGATGAAGGCTGTAAAGCCCAGGTTTTATTCAGCAAGTCGTCAGGTGGGTCAAAATGGTCGAAGCCGGTAGTTATTTCTAAAGCGGGAGGTTGTAATGATAATGATATAACACCGCGAGGTGCCGTGCCCGCAATATCGGGCGAAGGGCGCCTGTTTGTAGCGTGGACTTACGATGGCGTTATCTATATCGATCGTTCCTTCGATGGTGGCAACACTTGGCTGTCGAGTGATATTGCCGTAACCGAGCAGGCCGGTGGCAGTAGTTTTTCTGTGCCCGGGATACAGAAAGTAATGGGTTTGCCTACACTGGTGTGCGACAACAGTAAAAGTCTTTTCAATGGAGCGTTGTATATGGTGTGGTCGGAAGAAAGCATGGCCGAAGACACCGATATTTATTTTATGCGCTCACTTAACTTTGGTGATAACTGGACACAGCCCTTGCGGATAAATGATGATGACCCCGGTAGCTACCAGTTTATGCCGGCCATGGCGGTTGATCATGTCAGTGGTTTTATTTACATCGTTTACTATGATCGCAGGGACCATGAAGACAACCAAACGGATGTTTACTTAGCCTATTCGATTGACAACGGTGCTTCGTTTAAAAATGTAAAAATCAGCGACAAACCATTCCTGCCTTCGGCTGATGTTCCTTTCGGAAAAAAAATAAGTATCGCGGCCAACAATGGAATCATTATACCGGTGTGGACGCGCATGGATAATGGCAAAACCAGTATTTGGGCTTCCATAATCAGGCACGAGGACCTGGCCGGCTTCAAACCAGAACCTAAAACCGGCAAAAAGAAGAAAAAGTAG